In methanogenic archaeon ISO4-H5, the following are encoded in one genomic region:
- a CDS encoding 4Fe-4S-binding-domain containing ABC transporter ATP-binding protein yields MRLASLYSGGKDSSFSLYVAEQSGHEVPYLVNIVPQDRASWIFHTPNLNVVPTLAEAMGKEVILGSSTGEEDSDMEGLRRALEGLDIDGVVTGAVWSDYQWDRMNLVCGDLGLKVISPMWRKDQDMLMEQIIDSGIRAVIVGCYAEGFDESWLGRPINHDTLKDLKALRSKYGISIMGEGGEYESMTLYIPGFSHGFEIAEAEKEWKRNDGTLRVKSLRPVH; encoded by the coding sequence ATGCGTTTGGCCTCACTGTACTCCGGCGGCAAGGATTCGTCGTTTTCACTGTATGTCGCGGAGCAGAGCGGCCACGAGGTGCCGTATCTGGTGAACATCGTCCCCCAGGACCGGGCTTCATGGATCTTCCACACCCCCAACCTCAACGTCGTCCCGACTCTGGCGGAGGCCATGGGCAAGGAAGTAATCCTCGGCAGCAGCACCGGCGAAGAGGACAGCGATATGGAGGGACTCCGCAGGGCCCTCGAGGGATTGGACATCGACGGAGTCGTCACCGGAGCCGTATGGTCCGATTACCAGTGGGATAGGATGAACCTCGTCTGCGGAGATCTGGGTCTTAAGGTCATATCACCTATGTGGAGGAAGGATCAGGACATGCTCATGGAGCAGATCATCGACTCAGGCATCAGAGCCGTGATCGTGGGATGCTATGCCGAGGGATTCGACGAATCATGGCTGGGGCGCCCAATCAACCATGACACCCTGAAGGATCTGAAGGCACTCAGGTCGAAGTACGGCATCAGCATCATGGGCGAGGGAGGGGAATACGAGTCGATGACTCTGTATATTCCCGGTTTTTCCCATGGTTTCGAGATCGCCGAGGCTGAGAAGGAATGGAAGCGTAACGACGGAACGCTCCGCGTGAAATCGCTGCGTCCCGTTCACTGA
- a CDS encoding ribose 5-phosphate isomerase A RpiA, whose translation MAEVDQNEMKRIAAEKAVETFVKDGMTVGLGTGSTAYYVILKVAELVKKGYKLKCVATSVASENLALENGIPIVDLNDVDHVDVTIDGADEVDPKMNLIKGLGGALLREKIVAAASVEEIIVVDESKLVEKIGTRCSLPVEVLPFGHLKTAYGLKRQGCEPVLRMKGSEPFVTDGGNLIYDCRFEGGIDYLSFKESALDAIPGVVECGLFINMVRAVVIAHKDGSVEIRE comes from the coding sequence ATGGCAGAGGTAGACCAGAACGAGATGAAGAGGATTGCAGCGGAGAAAGCGGTCGAGACTTTTGTGAAGGACGGCATGACCGTCGGACTCGGAACCGGCTCCACAGCATATTACGTCATCCTCAAGGTCGCCGAGCTCGTCAAGAAAGGTTACAAGCTGAAATGCGTCGCCACCTCGGTCGCATCCGAGAATCTGGCACTAGAGAACGGCATCCCCATCGTAGACCTCAACGACGTCGACCATGTAGATGTCACCATCGACGGTGCGGACGAGGTCGATCCCAAGATGAACCTCATCAAGGGTCTCGGAGGAGCACTCCTCAGGGAGAAGATCGTGGCCGCCGCCTCTGTGGAGGAGATAATCGTCGTGGACGAGAGCAAGCTGGTCGAGAAGATCGGTACCAGGTGCTCCCTGCCCGTGGAGGTCCTCCCCTTCGGACACCTCAAAACCGCCTACGGACTGAAGAGGCAGGGCTGCGAGCCCGTCCTGAGGATGAAGGGCAGCGAACCGTTCGTCACCGACGGGGGCAACCTGATCTACGACTGCCGCTTCGAAGGCGGTATCGATTACCTCTCATTCAAGGAGTCCGCCCTGGACGCCATCCCCGGTGTCGTGGAATGCGGTCTCTTCATCAACATGGTGAGGGCCGTCGTCATCGCCCACAAGGACGGGTCCGTAGAGATTCGCGAGTGA
- a CDS encoding ribosomal protein L44e Rpl44e, which produces MKMPRTIKTYCPFCAAHTSHAVERVKKKKASELKWGQRRFREVTSGYGGFPRPKPEGREKPTKRVNIRFRCEQCKKAHLTTCIRAKKFELTE; this is translated from the coding sequence ATGAAAATGCCGAGAACTATCAAAACATACTGCCCCTTCTGTGCGGCACACACCAGCCACGCAGTCGAGAGGGTAAAGAAGAAGAAAGCAAGCGAGCTCAAATGGGGTCAGAGGAGATTCAGGGAAGTCACCTCCGGATACGGAGGTTTCCCCAGGCCTAAGCCCGAGGGACGTGAGAAGCCCACCAAGAGGGTCAACATCAGGTTCAGGTGCGAACAGTGCAAGAAGGCACACCTCACCACCTGCATCAGGGCCAAGAAATTCGAGCTCACGGAGTGA
- a CDS encoding ribosomal protein S27e Rps27e, giving the protein MVNNFVKVKCPDCGNEQIVFKRAATKVLCHVCGSVLVTPKGGNGEISGEVLEVVG; this is encoded by the coding sequence ATGGTTAACAACTTTGTCAAAGTCAAATGCCCCGACTGCGGAAACGAGCAGATCGTCTTCAAGAGGGCAGCAACCAAAGTACTTTGCCACGTTTGCGGATCCGTCCTCGTTACTCCCAAGGGAGGAAACGGAGAGATCAGCGGCGAAGTGCTTGAGGTGGTTGGCTGA
- a CDS encoding translation initiation factor aIF-2 alpha subunit yields the protein MSRARGFPENGELVVCTVTSVKNFGAFVTLDEYDNKEGFIHVRDVATGWVKYIRDYIREGQKIVCKVLGVDSQKGHIDLSLKSVNDHQKRERIQQWKNENKAEKLLEIVAQRLSTSVDDAYDLFGNTLLEDYGTLYDAFESVVADPESFKEDYEGDWIVTFIEVAQENITLPAVQIEGTLEMTSSAPNGVELIRKALLAGIEAADGADAKITSVGSPRYRIVVNAAEYKTAEDILKRVSATAIKSLEDDGGVAVLKRESK from the coding sequence ATGTCCAGGGCCAGGGGCTTCCCCGAGAATGGAGAACTTGTCGTCTGCACCGTCACCTCGGTGAAGAACTTTGGTGCGTTCGTCACTCTCGACGAATACGACAACAAGGAAGGATTCATTCACGTTAGGGATGTTGCCACTGGCTGGGTTAAATACATCAGAGACTACATCAGAGAAGGACAGAAAATCGTCTGTAAGGTTCTCGGCGTCGACTCTCAGAAAGGTCACATCGACCTTTCTCTGAAGTCCGTCAACGATCACCAGAAAAGAGAGAGAATCCAGCAGTGGAAGAACGAGAACAAGGCAGAAAAGCTCCTTGAGATCGTCGCCCAGAGGCTTTCTACCAGCGTCGATGACGCCTACGACCTCTTCGGCAACACCCTGCTGGAGGACTACGGGACCCTCTACGATGCCTTCGAAAGCGTCGTAGCGGACCCCGAATCGTTCAAGGAAGACTACGAGGGCGACTGGATTGTCACCTTCATCGAAGTCGCCCAGGAGAACATAACCCTCCCTGCAGTGCAGATCGAGGGTACCCTCGAGATGACCTCCTCCGCCCCCAACGGCGTCGAGCTCATCAGGAAGGCACTCCTTGCCGGAATCGAGGCCGCCGACGGTGCAGATGCAAAGATCACCAGCGTCGGTTCCCCCAGATACAGGATCGTAGTCAACGCTGCGGAGTACAAGACCGCCGAGGACATCCTCAAAAGGGTGTCCGCCACCGCCATCAAGAGTCTCGAAGACGACGGCGGGGTCGCGGTCCTGAAGCGCGAGAGCAAGTGA
- a CDS encoding prophage Lp3 helicase codes for MIPSDAFMDLIAIGYRVEYGYLFFDRYRYGRISEDALLTEGDPSIPIPWTEIAGFEDTDQGSFGHNLSIIRPDGTRMELKRSELPAAEKYSGLRPNPNGHGFLMPYSISDLMNAWRYVFPDFREKCWKEITTNYIMMDLSLIGEKGLKSLDDPMITRIAAFVQDKLTKLGCTGRHPGKDIIRDVFIAEAELNSRNAFLDMMRTHFWDKQPRLDRLFIDVFGARMRGLSPEDSETVLKDVCKCWFLGAVARQHKAIQLDIIPIMIGATGTRKSSAVRWMATCDEFYRDPLDISEKRFVEDTKGGLIIELAEMKATKGMDNDYLKGFISRASDHIRLPYDRCASENIRRFVIIGTTNEAEFLSDPTGNRRYFPFEVSPERAVVGFGENGFRSSEAKEYILQVWAEAYHRYMSKEGWELDPRTVQLAKEAQEASTINNPNVDMLSELLDELYPLPGERVCRKDLEHILITNSMAYGEEAAEAADIWMRTPHPEWSGIDVNRINADGRREWLKKSTTVQRCRERLHPPGYKAPALTHRLGE; via the coding sequence ATGATTCCCTCCGATGCGTTCATGGACCTGATAGCCATCGGATACCGTGTCGAGTACGGGTACCTCTTCTTCGACAGATACCGCTACGGAAGGATATCCGAGGATGCACTGCTCACCGAAGGTGATCCTTCCATTCCCATCCCGTGGACGGAGATAGCCGGGTTCGAGGATACCGACCAGGGTTCCTTCGGACACAACCTCAGTATCATCAGACCCGACGGTACCAGAATGGAACTGAAACGTTCCGAACTGCCTGCCGCCGAGAAATACTCGGGACTGAGACCGAATCCGAACGGACATGGATTCCTGATGCCATACAGCATATCTGACCTGATGAATGCCTGGAGGTACGTCTTCCCTGACTTCAGGGAGAAATGCTGGAAGGAGATCACGACAAACTACATCATGATGGATCTATCCCTCATCGGAGAAAAGGGACTAAAGAGCCTCGACGATCCTATGATCACACGCATCGCAGCGTTCGTTCAGGACAAACTGACGAAACTGGGATGTACCGGAAGGCATCCGGGGAAGGACATCATCAGGGATGTCTTCATAGCTGAAGCGGAGCTCAACTCCAGGAACGCTTTCCTGGACATGATGCGCACCCATTTCTGGGACAAGCAACCCCGTTTGGACAGATTATTCATCGATGTCTTCGGCGCAAGGATGCGCGGACTGTCCCCGGAGGATTCCGAGACCGTGCTGAAGGATGTGTGCAAATGCTGGTTCCTCGGAGCCGTAGCACGTCAGCACAAGGCAATTCAACTCGACATCATCCCCATCATGATCGGAGCCACGGGAACGAGGAAGTCCTCCGCAGTCAGATGGATGGCCACTTGCGATGAATTCTACAGGGATCCGCTCGATATCAGCGAGAAGAGATTTGTCGAAGATACGAAGGGCGGACTCATAATCGAACTGGCGGAGATGAAGGCCACCAAGGGCATGGACAATGATTACCTGAAGGGATTCATCTCCAGAGCATCCGACCACATCAGGCTGCCGTACGACAGGTGTGCCAGCGAGAACATCAGAAGATTCGTGATCATCGGTACGACAAATGAAGCGGAGTTCCTATCGGATCCGACCGGAAACAGGAGATACTTCCCATTCGAAGTGAGTCCGGAAAGAGCGGTCGTAGGATTCGGCGAGAATGGGTTCAGGTCCTCCGAAGCGAAGGAATACATCCTCCAAGTATGGGCGGAAGCCTATCACAGATACATGTCCAAGGAAGGCTGGGAACTCGATCCGAGAACGGTACAGCTGGCCAAGGAGGCTCAGGAGGCCTCTACCATCAACAATCCGAACGTCGATATGCTGTCCGAACTGCTGGATGAACTTTATCCTCTTCCAGGCGAAAGGGTCTGCAGAAAAGATCTGGAACATATTCTGATAACGAACTCGATGGCATACGGGGAAGAGGCTGCCGAAGCTGCAGACATTTGGATGAGGACACCGCATCCCGAATGGAGCGGGATCGATGTCAATAGGATCAACGCCGATGGACGCAGGGAATGGCTGAAGAAAAGCACAACCGTCCAAAGATGCAGGGAGAGACTGCATCCACCAGGATACAAGGCACCGGCCCTGACCCACAGGTTGGGCGAGTGA